A genomic window from Flavobacterium sp. I3-2 includes:
- a CDS encoding OmpA family protein, translating into MKKTGLLLFTALLVISCNQKNKENESTTNDSLVTNEVSKPIETGFNIENISVSTTDIGVFPFINLPKGLREMNKPLVREFDVCFFPIDGIMTPFEGKLYKTFIAPNRGENFSQHFFEKSMSDYLLSIGAVKIFDGEITKEEYDRYNKKDPNKGGEGDIGYAGQNIKFWVLRTKKDGNIYVQYLSNNAGASLNVLQEAAFEQSITKVTAEEISSDLIEKGKAVLYINFDVDKSIISNDGIETVNEIALALKNNPSIKISIEGHTDNSGNADHNKTLSASRAEAVKEKLTSNGIDKNRLAAVGFGSEKPLVANDSDENKAKNRRVELIKIN; encoded by the coding sequence ATGAAAAAAACTGGATTATTATTATTTACTGCATTATTGGTTATTTCGTGTAATCAGAAAAATAAAGAAAATGAAAGTACAACCAATGATTCTTTAGTAACAAACGAAGTTTCAAAACCAATTGAAACTGGATTTAATATCGAAAATATTTCAGTATCAACTACAGACATTGGTGTATTTCCGTTTATCAATTTGCCAAAAGGTTTAAGAGAAATGAACAAACCTTTAGTACGTGAATTTGACGTTTGCTTTTTTCCTATTGATGGAATTATGACACCGTTTGAAGGTAAACTTTATAAAACATTTATTGCTCCCAATCGAGGTGAAAATTTCTCACAACATTTTTTTGAAAAAAGTATGTCTGATTATCTTTTATCAATCGGAGCAGTAAAAATTTTTGATGGAGAAATCACCAAAGAAGAATACGATAGATATAACAAAAAAGACCCAAATAAAGGTGGTGAAGGCGATATTGGTTACGCTGGACAAAATATAAAATTTTGGGTTTTACGAACAAAAAAAGATGGCAATATTTACGTTCAATATCTTTCTAATAACGCAGGAGCGTCTTTGAATGTGTTACAAGAAGCGGCTTTTGAACAATCGATTACCAAAGTTACTGCTGAAGAGATTTCATCTGATTTAATCGAAAAAGGAAAAGCTGTTTTATATATCAATTTTGATGTTGATAAATCAATTATTTCAAATGATGGAATTGAAACGGTAAACGAAATTGCGCTTGCTTTAAAAAACAATCCGTCAATAAAAATAAGTATTGAAGGTCATACAGATAATTCAGGAAATGCAGACCATAACAAAACACTTTCGGCAAGTCGAGCTGAAGCCGTTAAAGAAAAATTAACATCAAACGGAATTGACAAAAACAGATTAGCTGCTGTTGGATTTGGCTCAGAAAAACCTTTAGTTGCAAATGATTCTGATGAAAACAAAGCAAAAAATAGACGTGTCGAACTAATTAAAATTAACTAA
- a CDS encoding sensor histidine kinase, which produces MLKRIFFIISISLICNLISAQHFFPLDEDAYLSELNKNVQNQKDKKKQLLNYLLLSEFWAQSDSLKSWNAIQKVQKKNDKEKLDRGILDYYLGVYFAAQGKKEQAKSHYQKAIAFLKPQSKNKDFLAKSLYNYAYLQVEDKGYDFMVKTLIEDCIPLSQKINNFELLAFYNTQLGLTFMSIGQFDTAEEYHKKALQFLSKIPKKESVHLITFFNLVSNYCYKPDSKSAKIYLDKASDLLRNFSNSRHFPNYYYQESMYHTTTQDYDNALKSLDKGIEIAKEKKQFKLLHMLYFRVYNVYLMQKKYDKARLQLEHILEENILSKESVNRKITYSQLAAINEVLSDYKQAFNWMKKASALNDSLQSEKLLEKINELEIIHKTTERQKEIEKLEQDKIESELLSKNKNLRITILAVALLLSLIIAFLIYLNYKKQQNINKQINLNHKQELLYIEKERNYEATQAILQGEEQERQRIAQDLHDSIGGMLANIRMSISSLNSNTTDLTDKIDKTILEMRRISRNLMPETLKNLGLEIALNELCETMSYKHLYIQFESFNLSDKIPFKIQLVLYRITQEALSNVIKYAQAKNVIVQISQNENTLILTIEDDGIGFDKSEITYGLGLKNIENRIRLINGTVDVVSEKGNGTTINIVCNA; this is translated from the coding sequence ATGTTAAAAAGAATATTTTTTATTATATCAATTTCACTTATTTGTAATCTTATTTCGGCTCAGCATTTTTTTCCACTTGACGAAGATGCTTATTTATCAGAACTGAATAAAAATGTTCAAAATCAAAAAGATAAGAAAAAACAATTACTAAATTATTTGTTGTTGTCTGAATTTTGGGCGCAATCAGATAGTTTAAAAAGTTGGAATGCCATTCAAAAGGTCCAAAAAAAAAATGATAAAGAAAAATTAGATAGAGGAATTTTAGATTATTATTTAGGTGTTTATTTTGCAGCTCAAGGGAAAAAAGAACAAGCTAAAAGTCATTATCAAAAAGCCATAGCGTTTTTAAAACCACAATCAAAAAATAAAGATTTCCTTGCGAAATCGTTATACAATTATGCCTATTTGCAAGTTGAAGATAAAGGTTATGATTTTATGGTTAAGACGTTGATTGAAGATTGTATTCCGTTAAGCCAAAAAATAAATAATTTTGAATTACTTGCCTTTTACAATACGCAATTAGGTTTGACTTTTATGTCAATTGGTCAATTTGATACGGCCGAAGAATATCATAAAAAAGCGCTTCAGTTTTTGAGTAAAATTCCTAAAAAAGAATCGGTTCATTTAATTACATTTTTCAATTTAGTAAGTAATTATTGTTACAAACCAGATAGCAAATCGGCAAAAATTTATTTAGATAAAGCTTCTGATTTACTTCGTAATTTCTCTAATTCTAGACATTTTCCTAATTATTATTATCAAGAATCGATGTATCATACAACAACTCAAGATTATGATAATGCATTGAAAAGTTTAGATAAAGGAATTGAAATCGCTAAAGAAAAAAAGCAATTTAAACTGTTACACATGCTTTATTTTAGAGTTTATAATGTGTATTTAATGCAAAAGAAATATGATAAAGCAAGATTACAATTGGAGCATATTCTTGAAGAAAATATTTTGAGTAAAGAATCTGTAAATAGAAAAATTACCTACTCACAATTGGCTGCAATTAATGAAGTTTTAAGCGATTACAAACAGGCTTTTAATTGGATGAAAAAAGCAAGTGCATTGAATGATAGTTTACAAAGTGAAAAATTATTAGAAAAAATCAATGAACTTGAGATTATTCATAAAACAACTGAACGTCAGAAAGAAATAGAAAAATTAGAACAAGATAAAATCGAATCTGAATTACTATCAAAAAATAAAAATCTTCGAATAACCATTTTGGCTGTTGCTTTATTATTGAGCTTGATTATCGCCTTCTTGATTTATTTAAACTATAAAAAGCAACAAAACATCAATAAACAAATCAACCTAAATCACAAGCAAGAGCTTTTGTATATCGAGAAAGAACGTAATTACGAAGCTACGCAAGCAATTCTTCAAGGAGAAGAACAAGAACGTCAACGTATCGCTCAAGATTTACATGATAGCATTGGCGGCATGTTGGCAAATATTCGAATGTCAATTTCTAGTCTGAATTCTAATACTACCGATTTAACCGATAAAATTGACAAAACGATTCTCGAAATGCGTCGTATATCTCGTAATTTAATGCCCGAAACTTTAAAGAATTTAGGATTAGAGATTGCTTTGAATGAACTTTGCGAAACCATGAGTTACAAGCATTTGTATATTCAGTTTGAAAGTTTCAATTTGTCAGATAAAATTCCGTTTAAAATTCAATTGGTTTTGTACAGAATTACGCAAGAAGCCTTGAGTAATGTGATTAAATATGCGCAAGCAAAAAATGTAATTGTTCAAATAAGTCAGAATGAAAACACGCTTATTTTGACGATTGAAGATGATGGTATTGGATTTGATAAATCTGAAATCACTTATGGACTTGGTTTAAAAAATATTGAAAACCGAATTCGTTTAATTAATGGAACTGTTGATGTCGTATCTGAAAAAGGCAACGGAACAACCATAAATATTGTATGTAATGCATAA
- a CDS encoding response regulator codes for MHKNNMNLAIVDDHPMVLEGLKSLLQQNEMFQIFSFTKGAAVLDFILENRIDVLLLDIVLKGGNGLDFCKIIKKQSPNTLILAVSNQAERSIILRFLENGGSGYILKNADAKEIMQCIQDAINGKLALCKDVQEIMAKPSLINYEIPRITKRELQILKAVSEGQTSAEIADKLFISVITVETHRRNLMQKFQAKNMIELVKIATDNKLI; via the coding sequence ATGCATAAAAATAATATGAATTTAGCAATTGTAGATGATCATCCGATGGTTCTAGAAGGTTTAAAATCTCTTTTACAGCAAAATGAAATGTTTCAAATTTTTTCCTTTACAAAAGGAGCTGCTGTTTTAGATTTTATACTCGAAAACAGAATCGATGTTTTGTTACTTGATATTGTTTTAAAAGGCGGTAATGGTTTGGATTTCTGTAAGATTATTAAAAAACAATCGCCAAATACTTTAATTTTAGCTGTAAGCAATCAAGCCGAGCGAAGCATCATTTTACGTTTTTTAGAAAATGGCGGAAGTGGTTATATTTTAAAAAATGCAGATGCTAAAGAAATTATGCAATGCATTCAAGATGCGATTAACGGGAAGCTTGCTTTATGTAAAGATGTTCAGGAAATAATGGCTAAACCGTCTCTGATTAATTATGAAATTCCTCGAATTACCAAACGCGAACTTCAGATTTTAAAAGCTGTTTCAGAAGGACAAACTTCAGCAGAAATTGCTGATAAATTGTTTATTTCTGTGATTACCGTAGAAACTCATCGCCGAAACTTGATGCAAAAATTCCAAGCCAAGAATATGATTGAATTGGTTAAAATAGCTACTGACAACAAATTGATTTAA